From a region of the Triticum aestivum cultivar Chinese Spring chromosome 7D, IWGSC CS RefSeq v2.1, whole genome shotgun sequence genome:
- the LOC123167340 gene encoding probable cinnamyl alcohol dehydrogenase 5 isoform X1: MAPTATATAAEQSQQHTKKAVGLAALDASGHLSPLAITRRSTGDDDVVIKILYCGICHSDLHSIKNDWKNAKYPMIPGHEIAGEVTEAGKNVTKFKAGDRVGVGCMVNSCQSCESCDKGFENHCPGMIFTYNSVDRDGTLTYGGYSSMVVVHERFVVRFPDAMPLDKGAPLLCAGITVYSPMKYHGLNVPGMHLGVLGLGGLGHVAVKFGKAFGMKVTVISSSPGKKQEALERLGADAFVVSKDADEMKAAMSTMDGIINTVSANIPMAPLFGLLKPNGKMIMVGLPEKPIEVPPFALVASKFTSPISLATGRNHAIAGILRVTDTHIVRVAECTGNKTLAGSCIGGMRDTQEMLDLAAKHGVTADIEVIGAEYVNTAMERLAKADVRYRFVIDIANTLDKAAAAPATTE; this comes from the exons ATGGCAcccacggcgacggcgacggcggcggagcagaGCCAGCAGCACACCAAGAAGGCGGTCGGTCTGGCGGCGCTCGACGCCTCCGGCCACCTCTCCCCGCTCGCCATCACCCGAAG GAGCACCGGAGACGACGATGTCGTGATAAAGATTCTGTATTGCGGGATCTGCCACTCTGACCTGCACAGCATCAAGAACGACTGGAAGAACGCCAAGTACCCCATGATCCCTGGGCACGAGATCGCCGGCGAGGTCACCGAGGCCGGCAAGAATGTGACCAAGTTCAAGGCCGGCGACCGCGTCGGCGTCGGGTGCATGGTGAACTCATGCCAGTCCTGCGAGAGCTGCGACAAGGGCTTCGAGAACCACTGCCCGGGCATGATCTTCACCTACAACTCGGTCGACCGTGACGGCACCCTCACCTACGGCGGCTACTCCAGTATGGTGGTGGTGCACGAGCGCTTCGTGGTCCGGTTCCCTGACGCCATGCCGCTGGACAAGGGCGCGCCCCTGCTGTGCGCCGGCATCACCGTGTACAGCCCCATGAAGTATCACGGGCTGAACGTTCCCGGGATGCACCTCGGGGTGCTGGGACTGGGCGGGCTGGGCCACGTCGCCGTCAAGTTCGGCAAGGCCTTCGGGATGAAGGTGACGGTGATCAgctcgtcgccggggaagaagcaGGAGGCCCTCGAAAGGCTAGGCGCTGACGCGTTTGTTGTCAGCAAGGACGCCGACGAGATGAAG GCTGCGATGAGCACCATGGATGGCATCATAAACACGGTGTCTGCAAACATCCCGATGGCCCCTCTCTTCGGCCTACTGAAGCCCAACGGCAAGATGATCATGGTCGGCCTCCCAGAGAAGCCTATCGAGGTCCCTCCATTTGCTCTGGTTGCCAGTAAGTTCACCTCTCCGATCTCGCTCGCAACTGGAAGAAATCATGCGATCGCAGGCATTTTGCGCGTAACTGATACCCATATTGTGCGCGTGGCTGAATGTACAGGGAACAAGACCCTGGCCGGGAGCTGCATCGGCGGCATGAGGGACACCCAGGAGATGCTAGACCTCGCGGCCAAGCACGGCGTGACGGCAGACATCGAGGTGATCGGCGCGGAGTACGTGAACACGGCCATGGAGCGCCTTGCCAAGGCCGACGTCAGGTATCGATTCGTCATCGACATCGCCAACACCCTCGACAAGGCGGCCGCCGCCCCCGCTACAACCGAGTGA
- the LOC123167340 gene encoding probable cinnamyl alcohol dehydrogenase 5 isoform X2 yields MAPTATATAAEQSQQHTKKAVGLAALDASGHLSPLAITRRSTGDDDVVIKILYCGICHSDLHSIKNDWKNAKYPMIPGHEIAGEVTEAGKNVTKFKAGDRVGVGCMVNSCQSCESCDKGFENHCPGMIFTYNSVDRDGTLTYGGYSSMVVVHERFVVRFPDAMPLDKGAPLLCAGITVYSPMKYHGLNVPGMHLGVLGLGGLGHVAVKFGKAFGMKVTVISSSPGKKQEALERLGADAFVVSKDADEMKAAMSTMDGIINTVSANIPMAPLFGLLKPNGKMIMVGLPEKPIEVPPFALVARNKTLAGSCIGGMRDTQEMLDLAAKHGVTADIEVIGAEYVNTAMERLAKADVRYRFVIDIANTLDKAAAAPATTE; encoded by the exons ATGGCAcccacggcgacggcgacggcggcggagcagaGCCAGCAGCACACCAAGAAGGCGGTCGGTCTGGCGGCGCTCGACGCCTCCGGCCACCTCTCCCCGCTCGCCATCACCCGAAG GAGCACCGGAGACGACGATGTCGTGATAAAGATTCTGTATTGCGGGATCTGCCACTCTGACCTGCACAGCATCAAGAACGACTGGAAGAACGCCAAGTACCCCATGATCCCTGGGCACGAGATCGCCGGCGAGGTCACCGAGGCCGGCAAGAATGTGACCAAGTTCAAGGCCGGCGACCGCGTCGGCGTCGGGTGCATGGTGAACTCATGCCAGTCCTGCGAGAGCTGCGACAAGGGCTTCGAGAACCACTGCCCGGGCATGATCTTCACCTACAACTCGGTCGACCGTGACGGCACCCTCACCTACGGCGGCTACTCCAGTATGGTGGTGGTGCACGAGCGCTTCGTGGTCCGGTTCCCTGACGCCATGCCGCTGGACAAGGGCGCGCCCCTGCTGTGCGCCGGCATCACCGTGTACAGCCCCATGAAGTATCACGGGCTGAACGTTCCCGGGATGCACCTCGGGGTGCTGGGACTGGGCGGGCTGGGCCACGTCGCCGTCAAGTTCGGCAAGGCCTTCGGGATGAAGGTGACGGTGATCAgctcgtcgccggggaagaagcaGGAGGCCCTCGAAAGGCTAGGCGCTGACGCGTTTGTTGTCAGCAAGGACGCCGACGAGATGAAG GCTGCGATGAGCACCATGGATGGCATCATAAACACGGTGTCTGCAAACATCCCGATGGCCCCTCTCTTCGGCCTACTGAAGCCCAACGGCAAGATGATCATGGTCGGCCTCCCAGAGAAGCCTATCGAGGTCCCTCCATTTGCTCTGGTTGCCA GGAACAAGACCCTGGCCGGGAGCTGCATCGGCGGCATGAGGGACACCCAGGAGATGCTAGACCTCGCGGCCAAGCACGGCGTGACGGCAGACATCGAGGTGATCGGCGCGGAGTACGTGAACACGGCCATGGAGCGCCTTGCCAAGGCCGACGTCAGGTATCGATTCGTCATCGACATCGCCAACACCCTCGACAAGGCGGCCGCCGCCCCCGCTACAACCGAGTGA
- the LOC123171140 gene encoding CASP-like protein 5B3: MPVVRQGGVGIRERHAVLPVPLRLMHWHVHALPLPARCRRRREELRGERDGGGLALSLAAAGTREEPHLAVVVVARRHTPPHPTPDVPIHIRSVSALPAPLLAITFSHLTPHKPVAHSEWHRPCPASHLSAASEGRQGDEARRGGPGTWSGMALRVSQCVFAAASAAAMSSAFGSLNYSAYFYLDTALTLQFLWSMGFACRDIFALRNKKDLHTAPELILIFNIGDWVLAILMFWASCAAASVTIFFRKDVKFCAEYWRLPCTQFELSVALAFITWLLQAASSFSGFWLLVSLL; this comes from the exons atgccagtcgtgcggcagggtGGCGTCGGGATACGGGAGAGGCacgcggtgctgccagtgccactccgcctgatGCACTGGCACGTTCACGCGCTGCCTTTGCCGGCGAGGTGCCGGCGGAGGCGGGAGGAACTGCGAGGGGAAAGGGATGGCGGGGGCCTTGCCCTTAGCCTTGCTGCTGCTGGCACCAGAGAAGAGCCCCATCTCGCCGTggtggtggtggctagg AGgcacaccccaccccaccccacaccAGACGTCCCTATACATATTCGTTCAGTTTCAGCTCTTCCTGCTCCGCTCTTGGCGATCACCTTTTCCCATCTCACCCCGCACAAGCCAGTTGCACACAGCGAGTGGCACAGACCTTGCCCGGCTAGCCATCTCTCCGCAGCGAGCGAAGGCAGGCAGGGCGATGAAGCGCGTCGTGGGGGGCCAGGGACATGGAGCGGCATGGCGCTGCGTGTGTCGCAGTGCGTCTTCGccgccgcgtccgccgccgccatGTCCTCCGCCTTCGGCTCCCTCAACTACAGCGCCTACTT CTACCTGGATACAGCGTTGACCCTGCAGTTTCTGTGGAGTATGGGCTTTGCTTGCCGGGACATCTTTGCTTTGAGGAACAAGAAGGATCTTCACACCGCCCCGGAACTTATACTGATCTTTAATATCGGCGACTGG GTCCTGGCGATTCTCATGTTCTGGGCATCCTGCGCCGCGGCCAGCGTGACGATCTTCTTCAGGAAGGATGTGAAGTTCTGCGCGGAGTACTGGCGGCTGCCCTGCACCCAGTTCGAGCTTTCGGTCGCCCTGGCGTTCATCACGTGGTTGCTGCAGGCCGCGTCTTCTTTCTCCGGGTTCTGGCTTCTCGTTTCCTTGCTCTAG